A part of Bacillus thuringiensis genomic DNA contains:
- the ribT gene encoding GNAT family N-acetyltransferase RibT, which translates to MLIRFKKSYEKIAMGLLSFMPTEKDVKTLQLTMKDYEAKDDWQLYLWKQNEDFVGIMGIVKKENQVLEIQHLSVNPSHRHMGIGTKMVQELKSKFLEFTICGNEQTASFCKKCKGLEQNIHS; encoded by the coding sequence ATGTTAATTCGTTTTAAAAAAAGTTATGAAAAGATTGCAATGGGGCTTCTTTCATTTATGCCAACGGAAAAAGATGTGAAAACATTACAATTGACTATGAAAGATTATGAAGCAAAGGATGATTGGCAATTGTATTTGTGGAAACAAAACGAAGATTTTGTTGGGATAATGGGGATTGTAAAAAAAGAGAATCAAGTTTTGGAAATTCAGCATTTGAGTGTGAACCCATCTCACCGTCATATGGGTATTGGGACGAAGATGGTACAAGAGTTAAAGAGTAAATTTCTTGAATTTACAATTTGCGGAAATGAGCAAACAGCAAGTTTTTGCAAAAAGTGTAAAGGGCTTGAACAGAATATACATTCATGA
- a CDS encoding peptidylprolyl isomerase has translation MKTLGYILMENGEKIDLEFFPEEAPKTVENFKKLAEQGFYDGVTFHRVIPGFVSQGGDPTGTGAGGPGYSIPCETDGNPHRHLVGSLSMAHAGRNTGGSQFFVVHEPQPHLDGVHTVFGKATSGIETVLNMRQGDVMKEVKVWEE, from the coding sequence ATGAAAACTTTAGGATACATATTAATGGAAAATGGTGAAAAAATCGATTTAGAATTTTTCCCAGAAGAGGCACCAAAAACAGTAGAAAACTTTAAAAAACTAGCAGAGCAAGGATTTTATGATGGTGTGACATTCCACCGCGTTATTCCTGGCTTCGTAAGCCAAGGTGGAGACCCGACAGGAACAGGTGCAGGTGGCCCAGGCTACTCTATCCCATGTGAAACTGATGGAAATCCTCATAGACACCTTGTAGGATCACTTTCTATGGCTCATGCTGGCCGTAACACAGGCGGTAGCCAATTCTTTGTTGTTCATGAGCCACAACCGCATTTAGATGGTGTACATACTGTATTCGGTAAAGCAACAAGCGGTATTGAAACAGTATTAAACATGCGTCAAGGCGATGTAATGAAAGAAGTTAAAGTTTGGGAAGAATAA
- a CDS encoding DUF1002 domain-containing protein: MKTKLLALLLAVTVFMMPTASFADIIEGESIVTLGENLSEQQKQDLLKEMKAPKDATIITVSNAEEHKFLEGIVPKAQIGTRAISSSMITYTKPGSGLIVRSKNINSITDAMYTNALITAGVKDAEIQITAPFKVSGTAALTGLMKAYETTSNKAIPEEVKKVANEEMVQTAQLGDKIGEEKAVQLVAKIKEEIAKEQPKTTEDLRSLIKKIADQLGITLTDEQLDNLVALFDKMKNLNIDWNQVGSQLNKAKEHVSAFLGSEEGQGFLDKVKDFFSSIIDFVKSLFK, from the coding sequence GTGAAAACGAAATTACTAGCTCTGCTATTAGCTGTAACGGTATTTATGATGCCAACAGCTTCGTTTGCAGACATCATCGAAGGAGAATCAATTGTTACACTAGGAGAAAACTTGTCTGAACAACAAAAACAAGATCTGTTAAAAGAAATGAAAGCACCAAAAGATGCTACAATCATTACTGTGTCTAATGCGGAAGAACATAAATTTCTAGAAGGAATTGTTCCAAAAGCGCAAATTGGTACGAGAGCAATTTCCTCTTCTATGATTACATACACAAAGCCAGGGTCTGGCCTCATTGTACGTTCAAAAAACATTAATTCGATAACAGATGCAATGTACACAAACGCACTTATTACAGCAGGTGTGAAAGATGCAGAAATTCAAATTACTGCACCATTTAAAGTTTCAGGAACTGCTGCTTTAACCGGTTTAATGAAAGCTTATGAAACAACATCGAACAAAGCAATTCCTGAGGAAGTAAAAAAAGTAGCCAATGAAGAAATGGTGCAAACAGCCCAACTCGGCGATAAAATTGGTGAAGAAAAAGCAGTTCAACTTGTTGCAAAAATTAAAGAAGAAATTGCCAAAGAACAGCCAAAAACGACTGAAGATTTACGTTCATTAATTAAAAAAATTGCGGATCAACTTGGTATTACATTAACGGATGAACAGTTAGATAACTTAGTTGCGCTATTTGATAAAATGAAAAATCTTAATATCGATTGGAATCAAGTTGGCAGTCAGTTAAATAAAGCAAAAGAACACGTTTCTGCCTTTTTAGGATCTGAAGAAGGGCAAGGATTCCTAGATAAAGTGAAAGATTTCTTCTCAAGTATCATTGATTTTGTTAAATCGTTATTCAAATAA
- a CDS encoding Cof-type HAD-IIB family hydrolase: MEGEEDMIKLFVSDLDDTLVYNVNHMQKEDERAICWLAEKGTNICFASGRFTHRIDEVVNRFAFPYYTTSLNGAMMLLPDGKIFHESSFEDGIAQEIYRYIHKKGLADIVCANEQRYTKRKNEHHYNFETYMGVHIAEIEALEEEFGKTVHPAKLFVFGEEETIAALDQELRDAFQSEAEVFMSGKRYVDIMPRGVSKGSALRRLMEHLQIEANEVACIGDSFNDISMFEVTPHSFTLHHAHPYVKEKANHIVRSVEEAVMKLPLLV, from the coding sequence ATGGAAGGGGAAGAGGACATGATTAAATTATTTGTAAGTGATTTAGATGATACGCTCGTTTACAATGTGAATCATATGCAAAAAGAAGATGAACGTGCAATTTGTTGGTTAGCTGAAAAAGGGACAAATATTTGTTTTGCCTCTGGCCGCTTTACTCATCGAATTGATGAAGTCGTAAATAGGTTTGCATTCCCGTATTACACAACTAGTTTAAATGGAGCGATGATGTTACTGCCGGATGGAAAAATATTTCATGAATCAAGTTTTGAAGATGGGATTGCCCAGGAAATATATCGATATATCCATAAAAAGGGACTAGCAGATATTGTTTGTGCAAATGAGCAACGGTATACAAAAAGAAAGAATGAACATCATTATAATTTTGAAACGTATATGGGCGTACATATTGCTGAGATAGAAGCATTGGAAGAGGAATTTGGTAAGACTGTACATCCTGCGAAATTGTTTGTTTTTGGAGAAGAAGAGACAATTGCAGCATTAGATCAAGAGTTACGAGATGCATTTCAGAGCGAAGCAGAAGTTTTTATGTCTGGTAAACGCTATGTTGACATTATGCCAAGGGGAGTAAGTAAAGGGAGTGCTTTAAGGCGGCTAATGGAACATTTGCAAATTGAAGCAAATGAAGTTGCATGCATTGGGGATTCTTTCAATGATATTTCTATGTTTGAAGTAACCCCGCATTCATTTACTCTTCATCATGCTCATCCATATGTGAAGGAGAAGGCAAATCATATTGTTCGTTCGGTTGAAGAAGCTGTTATGAAATTGCCGTTACTCGTATAA
- the spoVAF gene encoding spore germination protein SpoVAF: MTKPKKVDIPISSFISDNENYLKQTAGLGVTYDVGIRKFQILNKEIGVLFVNGLCDTNYIIPILEEAVDTNEIRDVEEDTVKLLENRLIHQQVSKVKTMDEVMLQVLSGLIIIFVEGETEAFAIDVRSYPGRTPTEPDTEKVVRGARDGFVENIVVNTALIRRRIRDPRLRNEMIRVGDRSQTDICITYVQDVANPDLVKIIKQELNNIDVDGITMADKTVEEFVVKQSYNPFPLIRYTERPDVAANHILEGHVLVLVDTSPSAMITPTTYFHHLQHAEEFRQNPAVGTFLRWVRFLGVLFSLFLLPFWLVFVFDPTLLPENLAFIGPNKMTHLPILLQVLMAEIGLEFLRMAAIHTPTPLSSAAGLISAILIGQIAIDVGLFVPEVILYVAVSMIGAYATPSYELGLGNKIGKLFVIILTGLFHEMGFVIGMTILLLFLTSIKSLQTPYLWPFLPFDWGALTKILIRPTMSSLKVRPSIVRPQDVRRQK, translated from the coding sequence ATGACGAAGCCTAAAAAAGTGGATATCCCTATTTCATCTTTCATAAGTGATAATGAAAATTACTTAAAGCAAACAGCTGGACTGGGTGTTACATACGATGTTGGCATTCGTAAATTTCAAATTTTAAATAAAGAAATTGGTGTGTTATTTGTAAACGGACTTTGTGATACGAATTATATTATCCCTATTTTAGAAGAAGCGGTGGATACAAATGAAATAAGGGATGTAGAAGAAGATACAGTGAAGCTATTAGAGAATCGTTTAATTCATCAACAAGTAAGTAAAGTGAAAACGATGGATGAGGTAATGCTCCAAGTATTATCAGGACTCATCATTATATTTGTGGAAGGTGAAACGGAAGCGTTCGCAATAGATGTTCGTAGTTATCCAGGCCGGACGCCGACAGAACCAGATACAGAAAAGGTAGTACGTGGTGCAAGGGATGGATTTGTTGAAAATATCGTTGTAAATACAGCGTTAATCCGTAGAAGGATACGTGACCCACGTCTTCGAAATGAAATGATTCGAGTAGGAGATAGATCGCAAACGGATATTTGTATTACATATGTACAAGATGTTGCAAATCCGGATTTAGTTAAGATTATAAAACAAGAATTAAATAACATCGATGTCGATGGAATTACGATGGCGGATAAAACAGTGGAAGAATTTGTTGTAAAGCAAAGCTATAATCCATTCCCGCTTATTCGGTATACAGAAAGACCGGATGTGGCGGCGAATCATATATTAGAAGGACATGTGTTAGTACTAGTTGATACATCACCAAGTGCTATGATTACTCCAACAACATATTTCCACCATTTACAGCATGCAGAAGAGTTTAGACAAAATCCGGCTGTCGGTACATTTTTACGCTGGGTACGCTTTTTAGGTGTCTTATTCTCCTTGTTTTTACTACCATTTTGGTTAGTGTTTGTATTTGATCCAACTCTTTTACCAGAAAATCTTGCTTTCATTGGGCCGAATAAGATGACGCATTTACCAATTTTATTACAAGTGTTGATGGCCGAAATCGGACTTGAGTTTTTAAGGATGGCAGCCATTCATACTCCAACGCCGTTATCGTCTGCTGCAGGACTAATTTCCGCCATATTAATTGGTCAAATAGCAATCGATGTAGGTTTGTTTGTACCAGAAGTTATTTTGTATGTAGCAGTTTCTATGATCGGTGCATATGCAACACCGAGTTATGAATTAGGACTCGGAAATAAGATTGGAAAATTATTTGTTATTATTTTAACCGGTCTCTTCCATGAGATGGGATTTGTAATAGGTATGACGATATTGCTTTTATTTTTAACATCGATAAAAAGTTTACAAACACCATACTTATGGCCATTTCTACCATTTGATTGGGGAGCTTTAACAAAGATTTTAATCCGCCCAACAATGTCTAGTTTAAAAGTGCGCCCAAGTATTGTAAGACCTCAAGATGTAAGAAGGCAAAAATAA
- a CDS encoding stage V sporulation protein AE, translating into MRRRVVLVTDGDEYAKRTIELLTKEFGGRCISASQSNPTKLTGKKVVELIMQTPYDPVFVMFDDSGFIGEGSGEKALKYVATHKQIDVLGILAVASNTHHWEWARVDVSVDRNGNLTEYGVDKFGLPDGEIGRISGDTIYCLDGLNVPVIVGVGDIGKMCGNDEWERGSPITRKAIQLILERSGFYDEA; encoded by the coding sequence ATGAGACGAAGGGTTGTTTTGGTCACAGATGGAGATGAATATGCAAAGCGAACAATTGAGCTTTTAACGAAGGAATTTGGGGGAAGGTGTATTTCAGCATCACAAAGTAATCCAACCAAATTGACAGGGAAGAAAGTTGTTGAGCTTATTATGCAAACGCCATATGACCCTGTATTTGTCATGTTTGATGACAGTGGATTTATTGGAGAAGGATCTGGTGAAAAAGCTTTAAAATATGTAGCCACACATAAACAAATTGATGTACTGGGGATTTTGGCAGTGGCGTCTAATACACATCATTGGGAATGGGCACGTGTAGATGTAAGTGTAGATCGGAACGGGAATTTAACCGAATACGGTGTTGATAAATTTGGACTTCCAGATGGTGAAATTGGCAGAATTAGCGGCGATACAATTTATTGTTTAGATGGTCTGAATGTTCCTGTCATTGTGGGAGTGGGTGATATTGGTAAGATGTGTGGAAATGACGAATGGGAGAGAGGATCACCTATTACTAGAAAAGCAATTCAATTAATTTTGGAAAGGAGTGGATTTTATGACGAAGCCTAA
- the spoVAE gene encoding stage V sporulation protein AE: MDFIYAFLVGGAICVIGQVLLDFAKLTPAHLMATFVVIGAVLDGFGLYDKLIKFAGAGATVPITSFGHSLLHGAMHAAEKHGYIGIGMGMFSLTSAGISAAILFSFFVALICKPKG; encoded by the coding sequence GTGGATTTTATATATGCATTTCTTGTAGGAGGCGCCATTTGTGTAATTGGACAGGTATTGTTAGATTTCGCAAAGTTAACACCAGCCCATTTAATGGCTACCTTTGTAGTTATAGGAGCAGTTTTAGATGGATTCGGATTGTACGATAAGCTTATAAAGTTTGCTGGTGCTGGTGCGACAGTTCCTATTACAAGTTTTGGACATTCACTATTACATGGGGCAATGCATGCGGCAGAAAAACACGGATATATAGGGATTGGTATGGGTATGTTTAGTTTAACGTCTGCAGGCATTTCTGCAGCGATATTATTTTCATTTTTTGTAGCACTTATATGTAAACCGAAAGGATAA
- the spoVAD gene encoding stage V sporulation protein AD, translated as MRLTGKQTWVFQNDIYVNATGTAVGPKEAEGPLGKDFDISYDDLHCGEENWELAERRLMSDSIQQVLQKGNVKTSQIDLFLAGDLLNQTVTANYVARKWGIPFLGMFSACATSMETLAVGSAFIDGGFANRVLATVSSHNATAERQFRYPTEYGGQKPGTANSTVTGAGSILISKEKSAIKITAATIGTVQDLGIANPLDMGSAMAPAAAHTIQQHFEDLKRSAADYDLIVTGDLSAIGTPIAKQLLLEEGYDLGHIYNDCGLMIYNSDQEEVFAGGSGCACSAVVTYGHLLSEMQKGNLQRIFVVATGALLSPMMMQQKETIPTIAHGVVFERVRGE; from the coding sequence ATGAGGTTGACCGGAAAACAAACGTGGGTATTTCAAAATGATATTTATGTGAATGCAACCGGTACTGCTGTCGGTCCAAAAGAAGCTGAAGGCCCTCTTGGAAAGGATTTTGATATTTCATACGATGATTTACATTGCGGAGAGGAAAATTGGGAACTTGCTGAACGAAGATTAATGTCAGATTCAATTCAACAAGTCTTGCAAAAAGGAAATGTAAAAACATCACAAATTGATCTCTTTTTAGCGGGTGATTTATTGAATCAAACAGTGACAGCAAATTATGTTGCGCGTAAGTGGGGGATTCCCTTTTTAGGGATGTTTAGCGCTTGTGCAACCTCGATGGAGACTTTAGCGGTTGGATCAGCCTTTATAGATGGTGGATTCGCAAATCGTGTTTTAGCGACGGTAAGTAGTCATAATGCGACGGCCGAAAGACAGTTCCGTTATCCAACAGAGTATGGGGGACAAAAACCAGGAACAGCAAATTCCACTGTTACAGGTGCGGGATCCATATTAATTAGTAAAGAAAAAAGTGCCATTAAAATTACGGCAGCTACGATTGGAACAGTGCAAGATTTAGGGATAGCAAATCCTTTAGATATGGGGTCGGCGATGGCACCTGCTGCTGCTCACACAATTCAACAACATTTTGAAGATTTGAAGAGAAGTGCAGCAGATTATGATTTGATTGTTACCGGTGATTTATCAGCTATTGGAACACCAATCGCGAAACAACTGTTACTGGAAGAAGGTTATGATCTTGGGCATATATATAATGATTGCGGATTAATGATCTATAATTCCGATCAAGAAGAAGTATTTGCAGGTGGTAGTGGCTGTGCTTGTTCAGCTGTTGTCACATATGGTCATTTATTAAGCGAGATGCAAAAAGGGAATTTACAACGAATTTTTGTCGTTGCTACTGGTGCATTATTAAGCCCGATGATGATGCAGCAGAAAGAAACCATTCCAACAATTGCACATGGTGTCGTATTTGAGAGAGTGAGGGGAGAGTGA
- the spoVAC gene encoding stage V sporulation protein AC: protein MTGRKLKDDYINKVKEYHPKPNYFLNCVKAFLVGGLICTVGEVLMKFYIHYFHFSEQEAGNPTVATLVLLSAILTGCGVYDKIGQFAGAGSAVPVTGFANSMASAALEHKSEGIVLGVATNMFKLAGSVIVFGVVGAYIIGLIRYTFNIFMS, encoded by the coding sequence ATGACAGGGCGAAAACTAAAGGATGATTACATAAATAAAGTGAAGGAGTACCATCCGAAACCAAATTATTTCTTAAATTGTGTTAAGGCATTTCTTGTAGGTGGACTCATTTGTACTGTCGGAGAAGTATTGATGAAATTTTATATACATTATTTTCATTTCAGTGAACAAGAAGCAGGAAATCCGACAGTTGCAACGCTTGTATTATTATCGGCGATTTTAACAGGTTGTGGTGTATATGATAAAATCGGTCAATTTGCTGGAGCGGGATCGGCCGTACCTGTTACGGGATTTGCGAATTCTATGGCGAGCGCTGCGCTAGAACATAAGAGTGAAGGAATTGTACTCGGGGTTGCTACAAATATGTTCAAGCTGGCGGGAAGTGTTATCGTTTTTGGGGTCGTTGGTGCATACATTATTGGGTTAATAAGATATACTTTTAACATTTTTATGTCTTAA
- the spoVAB gene encoding stage V sporulation protein SpoVAB, translating into MIESGLVILIGLAGGIAVGSGYVAFLAVLGIIPRLAQLTRSGKHIQYFEWAVIAGTLTGAWCSLKNITFQTSQYWLVILGIFCGTFVGMLAAALTEVLNVLPILAKRIGVEGKIVVLLVALVLGKVIGSLFHWIYFVK; encoded by the coding sequence ATGATTGAGTCTGGGCTTGTTATTTTAATTGGTTTAGCGGGAGGGATTGCAGTAGGTAGCGGGTATGTCGCATTTTTAGCTGTACTTGGTATAATCCCTCGTCTAGCTCAATTAACGAGAAGTGGAAAGCACATTCAATATTTTGAGTGGGCAGTTATTGCAGGTACGTTAACAGGGGCTTGGTGTAGTTTGAAAAACATTACATTTCAAACGTCGCAATATTGGCTTGTTATATTAGGAATATTTTGTGGCACATTCGTTGGAATGCTTGCAGCCGCATTAACAGAAGTGTTAAATGTTTTACCTATTTTAGCGAAACGAATAGGGGTAGAGGGGAAAATTGTTGTTTTACTCGTTGCTCTTGTACTTGGCAAAGTAATAGGCTCGTTGTTTCACTGGATTTATTTCGTAAAGTAG
- the spoVAA gene encoding stage V sporulation protein SpoVAA: protein MEQTIYIKMRNRLKVSPTYEVKLGDVAQLAGDALVVQSLQDEVIYKITVHDKTHVVIDVMKIIEIIRQKAAHIQINLLGSGQTLVEIIYEKKKVHPIFFGLVWLLLFIGAALAIIYFHEDVSMQQVHQRLYYMITGEFKAQPLLFQIPYSLGLGLGMVLFFNHVFQKRINEEPSPLEVEMFQYQQSLDQYVIVHENKDNMKQLADD, encoded by the coding sequence TTGGAACAAACAATTTATATTAAAATGCGTAATCGATTAAAAGTTTCGCCTACGTATGAAGTGAAGCTGGGTGATGTTGCTCAACTTGCGGGAGATGCTCTGGTAGTTCAGTCGTTACAGGATGAGGTAATTTACAAAATAACAGTGCATGATAAGACGCATGTCGTAATTGATGTTATGAAAATAATTGAGATCATTAGGCAAAAAGCGGCTCATATACAAATTAATTTACTCGGTTCTGGACAAACTCTTGTTGAAATTATATATGAAAAAAAGAAAGTACATCCAATTTTCTTCGGACTTGTATGGTTGTTACTTTTCATTGGAGCGGCCCTTGCGATCATTTATTTCCATGAAGATGTAAGCATGCAACAAGTGCACCAACGGTTATATTACATGATTACGGGAGAATTTAAGGCACAACCACTTTTATTTCAAATTCCTTATTCATTAGGTCTTGGGTTAGGTATGGTCTTATTTTTTAATCATGTATTTCAAAAGCGAATTAATGAAGAGCCGAGTCCGTTAGAAGTGGAGATGTTCCAATACCAGCAGTCACTTGACCAATATGTAATTGTTCATGAAAACAAGGACAATATGAAACAACTTGCCGATGATTGA
- a CDS encoding methionine/alanine import family NSS transporter small subunit, which produces MSGSAIMMMVIGIVVIWGGLALSIANLFKKKA; this is translated from the coding sequence ATGAGCGGATCAGCGATTATGATGATGGTTATTGGTATAGTAGTCATTTGGGGAGGACTCGCATTAAGTATTGCAAATTTATTTAAGAAAAAGGCATAA
- a CDS encoding sodium-dependent transporter, whose amino-acid sequence METRQQWGTRAGFIFAAVGSAVGLGNIWRFPYTAYENGGGAFFLPYLFALLTTGISLLAFEFALGHRHRGSAPLTFFRIHRRAEFIGWWQMCVTFIVSTYYAVIIAWSISYTYFAITGAWGKDTQSFLFKEYLHVADKPGQFGGLVPEVLIPLALVWIIVLGVAFKGVKKGIEVVNRIFIPLLVVMFLIIVVRAVTMEGAMQGLDAFFKPDWSRIFDGKVWLAAYGQIFFSLSLAFGIMITYSSYLPKNSDTTNNAFITGFANSGFELLAGIGVFAALGFMANNMGVPVDKVASAGVGLAFVVFPQIINELPMSPLFGVLFFLSLTVAGITSLISLAEVCFAAVSEKFSLSRQKTIGIMGTLLVLVSLVFATRGGLMFLDVVDYFANNFGLISIALAEVVTIGLILRRLPVYQNHANFVSDIKLGTFWRVSLLVITPLMLGYMLIDGTIQNIKKNYGDYPTEFVVTYGWSIAAAFLIVALIISLKKWNAQIHSDSAKLEKEWKDRGVS is encoded by the coding sequence ATGGAAACGAGGCAACAATGGGGAACGAGGGCTGGATTTATTTTCGCAGCGGTCGGCTCTGCCGTTGGATTAGGAAACATATGGCGTTTTCCTTATACAGCGTATGAAAATGGAGGAGGCGCATTCTTTTTACCGTACTTATTCGCATTATTAACGACTGGTATTTCATTATTGGCGTTTGAATTTGCACTTGGGCATCGTCATCGTGGTTCAGCGCCACTTACATTCTTCCGTATTCATCGGCGTGCTGAATTCATTGGATGGTGGCAAATGTGTGTAACGTTTATCGTTTCAACATATTATGCAGTAATTATTGCTTGGTCTATTTCATATACGTACTTTGCAATTACTGGAGCATGGGGGAAAGACACGCAATCATTTTTATTTAAAGAGTACTTACATGTTGCAGATAAGCCAGGGCAGTTTGGGGGGCTTGTGCCGGAAGTATTAATTCCATTAGCTCTCGTTTGGATTATTGTGCTTGGTGTTGCATTCAAAGGAGTTAAAAAAGGAATTGAAGTAGTTAACCGTATTTTCATCCCTTTACTAGTTGTTATGTTCCTTATTATCGTAGTTCGTGCAGTGACGATGGAGGGTGCGATGCAAGGATTAGATGCATTCTTCAAACCAGATTGGAGTCGTATTTTTGATGGAAAGGTATGGCTTGCTGCTTATGGTCAAATTTTCTTTAGCTTATCTTTAGCATTTGGAATTATGATTACGTATTCTAGTTATTTACCGAAAAACTCAGATACAACAAATAATGCCTTTATTACTGGTTTTGCGAACTCAGGATTTGAATTATTAGCAGGAATTGGGGTCTTTGCAGCTCTTGGATTTATGGCAAACAATATGGGAGTACCAGTTGATAAAGTAGCAAGTGCTGGTGTAGGACTTGCATTCGTAGTATTCCCGCAAATTATTAATGAATTACCGATGTCACCGTTATTTGGCGTATTATTTTTCTTATCATTAACGGTTGCCGGAATTACATCTCTCATCTCGCTTGCGGAAGTATGTTTTGCTGCCGTATCTGAAAAGTTCAGCTTAAGCCGCCAAAAAACAATTGGAATTATGGGGACGCTTCTCGTACTAGTTTCTCTTGTTTTTGCAACACGTGGCGGGCTTATGTTCCTAGACGTTGTTGATTATTTCGCTAATAACTTCGGATTAATTTCAATTGCATTAGCGGAAGTAGTTACGATAGGACTCATTCTACGCCGTTTACCAGTTTATCAAAATCACGCAAACTTCGTATCTGATATTAAGTTAGGGACATTTTGGAGAGTCAGTTTACTCGTTATTACCCCGCTTATGTTAGGGTACATGTTAATTGATGGGACAATCCAAAATATTAAAAAGAACTACGGAGATTATCCAACGGAGTTTGTCGTAACATATGGTTGGTCAATTGCAGCAGCATTCCTTATCGTTGCGCTAATCATTAGTCTAAAGAAATGGAATGCACAAATACATTCAGATTCTGCTAAGCTTGAAAAAGAATGGAAAGATCGGGGTGTTTCATAA
- the sigF gene encoding RNA polymerase sporulation sigma factor SigF gives MDIEVKNEKKKPQLKDHELKALIQQSQDGDQQARDTIVQSNMRLVWSVVQRFLNRGYEPDDLFQIGCIGLLKSVDKFDLSFDVKFSTYAVPMIIGEIQRFLRDDGSVKVSRSLKETGNKIRKMRDELSKEFGRAPTINEVAEALELTPEEVVLAQEASRAPSSIHETVYENDGDPITILDQIADQSETKWFDKIALKEAIRELDERERLIVYLRYYKDQTQSEVAERIGISQVQVSRLEKKILKQMKDRIDE, from the coding sequence ATGGACATCGAGGTCAAAAATGAAAAGAAGAAACCTCAGTTAAAGGACCACGAGCTAAAAGCGTTAATTCAACAAAGTCAAGATGGAGATCAACAAGCGAGAGATACAATCGTTCAAAGTAATATGCGTCTCGTATGGTCGGTTGTGCAGCGTTTTCTTAATCGAGGATACGAACCAGACGATTTATTTCAAATTGGATGTATTGGGCTCTTAAAATCGGTAGATAAATTTGATTTATCTTTCGACGTGAAATTTTCAACATATGCAGTTCCAATGATTATTGGAGAAATACAACGATTTTTACGTGATGATGGATCAGTGAAAGTAAGTAGATCTTTAAAAGAAACAGGAAATAAAATTCGAAAGATGAGAGACGAGCTTTCGAAAGAATTCGGAAGGGCCCCAACGATTAATGAAGTAGCCGAAGCGTTAGAACTAACGCCAGAGGAAGTGGTTCTGGCGCAAGAAGCGAGTCGAGCTCCTTCATCTATACATGAAACGGTGTATGAAAACGACGGGGACCCAATTACTATTTTAGATCAAATTGCAGATCAATCTGAAACGAAATGGTTTGATAAAATTGCTTTAAAAGAAGCAATTAGAGAATTAGATGAGCGAGAACGTTTAATTGTATATTTACGCTACTATAAAGACCAAACTCAATCGGAAGTAGCGGAGCGAATAGGTATTTCGCAAGTACAAGTTTCAAGACTCGAAAAGAAAATATTAAAACAGATGAAAGATCGAATAGATGAATAG
- the spoIIAB gene encoding anti-sigma F factor, producing MRNEMNLQFSALSQNESFARVTVAAFIAQLDPTMEELTEIKTVVSEAVTNAIIHGYEGNAEGVVYISVILEEAMVKLTIRDEGIGIFDLDEARQPLFTTKPELERSGMGFTIMENFMDEVEVISNESFGTTIHLTKYLSNSNALCN from the coding sequence ATGAGAAATGAAATGAACCTTCAATTTTCAGCATTAAGTCAAAATGAATCGTTCGCTCGCGTTACAGTAGCTGCTTTCATTGCGCAACTAGATCCAACGATGGAAGAACTTACGGAGATTAAAACAGTTGTGTCAGAAGCAGTTACAAATGCAATTATTCATGGGTACGAAGGAAATGCAGAAGGTGTTGTTTATATTTCTGTAATTTTGGAAGAAGCAATGGTGAAACTCACGATTCGAGATGAAGGGATTGGCATCTTTGATTTAGATGAAGCAAGACAACCCCTGTTTACAACTAAACCTGAATTAGAGCGTTCCGGAATGGGATTTACTATCATGGAAAATTTTATGGATGAAGTAGAAGTTATTTCAAACGAATCTTTCGGGACAACAATCCATTTGACAAAATACTTATCAAATAGTAACGCTCTATGCAATTAA